The sequence below is a genomic window from Fuerstiella sp..
CCGCACTGGGTGACACCTTTGGCAAGGCCGAACCGGCGTCGCCGGTTCGGGTTGAAGACAACGGCAGCAGTTCAGACATCACGGACGGAGCGGTGGTGATAGCTGCGATCACCAGCTGTACCAACACAAGTAACCCGAGTGTGATGGTTGGAGCAGGACTTCTGGCTCGTAACGCAGTTGCCAAAGGGCTCAAACGCAAACCATGGGTCAAAAGCAGTCTCGCACCTGGAAGCCGGGTTGTCACCGAGTACCTTAAAAAATCCGGACTTGATCAGCCGCTGAACGAACTGGGATTTCATACGGTGGGTTACGGATGTACGACATGCATCGGCAACAGTGGACCTCTGCCGCAACCAGTGGCCACGGCGATCAGTGAAAGCGATCTGGTGGCCGCAGCTGTATTGTCCGGTAATCGTAACTTTGAAGGTCGTGTCAATCCCCTGGTAAAAGCCAATTACCTTGCAAGTCCGCCGTTAGTAGTGGCTTATTCACTGGCAGGAACGATTGATATTGATCTTGATCATGATTCGTTGGGACAGGATCCGGACGGTAACGAAGTGTATCTTAGTGATATCTGGCCGACTCAGCAGGAAATCGCTTCAACTGTCTCAGTGTCGATGACACCCGAGATGTTCACGGAGCAGTATTCTTCTGCGAACGCCGGTCCGGAGGAGTGGCAGGCGATCAGAAGTTCAGTCGGTGATATCTATGAATGGAATGCGGACAGTACCTACGTGCAGGAACCTCCGTTCTTTGTAGACATGCCGACGGATCCGTCACCAATCACTGCAATCGATAGTGCGCGCTGCCTGGTATCCGTTGGTGATTCCACAACGACTGATCACATCAGCCCGGCCGGGGCAATTCAGCCCGACAGCCCGGCCGGTCGTTATCTGCAGGAGAGTGGAGTTGATGCCAGGGATTTCAACAGCTACGGCAGTCGTCGTGGAAACGACCGTGTGATGACCCGCGGAACGTTTGCGAACATCCGATTGAAAAACATGTTGGCACCTGGAACAGAGGGCAGTGTGACTATTCATTTTCCGACGGGTGAACAAACGTCAATCTATGAAGCGGCGATGCGCTACAGAAAAACCGGGACGCCACTTGTGGTGCTGGCCGGAGCTGAATACGGAACCGGGTCTTCGCGTGACTGGGCTGCGAAAGGCACTTTCCTTCTGGGGATTAAGGCCGTGATTGCTGCGAGTTTTGAACGGATTCACCGCAGCAACCTAGTGGGCATGGGGGTGTTGCCGCTGCAGTTCCGCGAAGGCGAAAGTCGTGAAAACCTGGATCTCGATGGAACGGAAATCTTTGATATTAGTCTGGACGATGCACTGGAACCACAGCAGGCTGTTGAAGTGACCGCCCGAAAAAAGGATGGAGATGAAATCCATTTTGTGACGACGTGTCGGATCGATACTCCGGTAGAGGTCGAATATTACCGCAACGGCGGCATCCTTCACACGGTATTGAGGCAGCTTGCCAAGTAAGTACTGCAGGGCAGACAGTCGGCATACCGTCTGACTGCGAATTTTTAGACGCGTCTGGCCGGGTTTTCGTTCGCGAACGGTTGTCTCTACGGTGTTTCAATCACTTTATTGATGATCGACGCGACCTTGTGGCGTTCCGGTTCCAAGAAGTGGTTGAATGGTTCGGCCATGTGGTCACTGCAGATTCCTCGCAGCGACGCTGCGCACTTGGTTGCCTTGATGAACCGACTGGCATATTTGCCGACTTCATATATTGGTTGCAGGTTGTCGATTTGTGACTGAAGAACTGAGATCCGATCGGTGTTACCGGTCTGCGCTGCGGAGAACATCTCCGTGAACAGTTTGGGAAAGATGTTGGCTCCTCCATTCACGCCGCCGTCACCGCCACCCTGCACTGTTTCTGCCAACAGGTGTTCGGGGCCAACCAGGATCGTCCAGTCCGGACGAATTTTTTTGAGCGTAACCAGTTCACAAAAGTAATCAATGTCTCCGCTGCTGTCCTTGACGCCCACAATTTTCCTGTGCTTTGAGAGTTCTCGCAGTGTGTCAATTTCGAAAGTGACTTTTGTGAGACTTGGAATGTTGTACAGCATCAGAGGCAGGGGAAGTTCTTCCACAATATGGTCTATATAATTTGTCAGTTCGGTCTGTCCGGCGGGGAAATAGTACGGTGTGGACAGAACCACGGCGACTGCGCCGGCTTCTTTGGCGGCATGCGCCAGATTCACTGATTCCACGAACGATGTGTCGGTGATGCCAACCATGATAGGGACCCGACCGTCGACAATCCGGCTGGCCAGCTGAATGAAGTCTCGACGCAGTCGGTAACTCAGACTGGGAGCTTCACCGGTGGTTCCAAGAATAAATACTCCGGCCACACCACCTTCAATGACGTGGTTGAGGAGTCGTTCCGTTCCGGTTTCGTCAATGGTATCACGGTCGGTGAGTGGTGTAATCATCGGGGGGATTACACCCTGCAGAGGCTGTGCGAACAGGGAGGGTGATTCGGGGGATTCAGGCATCATGTTTCCTTTTCTGTTATCGCAGCCCATTCGCTGACGGGCCACGAATTGCTGATATGTATGACCAGTCGGAAAATGATCGGATGGCCTGTTCAGCGAGGAATTCAAACGGATCGGCCGGACGGCAGAATGCTGTTTTCCGGCGAGGTTTTCCGGTCCGGTGTTCAACGGTCATGGAAGGTGTCCGACATAATAACGCAAGGGGGCTCCCCAACTTACGCAGGACACCTGCTGTCAATCAACTGCGGGTGATCAATATGAATCAAAAAGCTGTACCGCAGTCGGCAGCAGGAATGCTGGTTTCTTAAATCAGCAGCACGGCTTGTTTTGTCGATCAGTTGCTTCAGGAAAAGAATAAAGGCACTCGACAACGGGCAAAACCGAGGTCGACCAGTCCCCTGACGGTTTTTCAACGGGACGCTGCAATTGTGAAAGCAGAGATAATCCTGCCGGGCGATCATATCAGGGCTTCCATCGAATGGTTTCATCCAGGACTTAGCCTGATTCAGGAGTTTCGTCTCCGGGTGGTTCCGGTGTGATCTGTTGTTTGATTGCAGTGATTCGACTGCGAATTGCGGTATTATCGGCGCTGGATTCCACAGCCGAAATTCGTTCCAGCAGCTGATCAACCAGGGACACAAGCAGCTTCGAGTCAGCAGGATTCTCTCGAGTTTCAGAGGCCTGTTGACAATGATGGACGGCTCGTTCTCGGGACGCTATTTCCTCCGGTGTCTGTTCCAGCGACTGATGTGAACGAGCCTGCAGGACTGCGACCTCGGAAGCCTGCAGCAGGAATTCTGCATTGTCGTCGGAATCACGGGCCAGGGTGAGATAAAGCTTTTCACTCTGTCGGCCCACGATGATCGTGTAGACGAACTGACCTTGTTCAAAAAATCGCTCGGCATTTTGTTTTTTTTCAGTCGCCTTCCAGCGATTTTGAAGTTTGACTGCCAGTTTCATGTTTCCGGAACCGGCATAGGCTCTCGCCAGAACCTTGAGCGACGCCAGAGTGTCAGCGTGTTCCGGTCCCAGAATCTCCATGCGTCGCGTCATCACATGTTGGTGCATTACGATTGCTTTATCCGTTTCTCCGGTGGCCAAAAGAGAACCGGCAAGCGCCTGCATTGCTGCCAGTGTGTCGGGAGTTTCTTCACCGTCTGTTTCTTTATGAACAGCCAGCATGCGTTTCTGAATTGGAACAGCAAGATCGTATTCACGTCGGTTTACATAGAGTGTCGCCAGCTGCTGAGTGGCTTTTAGAACCTCCGGGTGACTGTCGCCAAGCGACGCCTGCAGCTGCTTAACTTCTTTTTTCAACATTGTGAGTTCGTCAAGTTTTGTCTTTCTTGTTCGAATCGCCGCCAGGTTATTGATGGACTGCTGGGTATCCGGGTGGTTCTCACCCAGGACGGCAATACGACGCGGCACGACGTCCTCGTAAATTCCGATCGCTTCCTCCAGCTTCCCGATTTCGCCCAGGGTCCAGGCGAGCGTGTTCTGCGAATGGAGTGTGTCTTTGTCGTCGTGGCCCAGGACCGCTTGTCGCAGCGGCACGACTTTGCGGTAGAGTCGGACTGCTTTGTCCAAATCACCTTTTCGGGTGTAGGTCCAGGCGAGATTGTTAAGTGAATGGAGTGTGTCAGGATGCCTGTTTCCAAGTGAGGCCTGACGACGCGGAACAACCTCCTCATACAGTTCAATCGCTTGATCCAGGTTGCCCCTGCGAGAGTACGTCCACGCGAGATTGTGCATGGATTGATGTGTGTGCGGGTGATCTTTGCCCAGTATCGCAATGCGCTGCGGCAGCGTCTCTTCGTTCAGACTGATCGCCTTGTCAAGTTTGCCGTCCAGAGCGTACGCCCAGGCAAGGTTATATTTCAGGCTCAGGGTGTGCGGGTGTTGCTCACCGAGGAGTCGCAACCGTCCGGTGAGTGTAGTCTGGAACAGGGGAATGGCCTTTTCAAAAGATCCCTGTTGTACATATGCAGCGGCCAGATCCTCGGCCGAGAAAAAAGTTCGGGGATGTTGTTCGCCGAGTGTTTTGCGCAGTCGTTCATGTGCCGTTTTTGCGAGTGGGATCGCTTTCTCCGAATTACCCGCGGAAGAATAGGTCCTGGCCAGGTCAGCGATCGAAGCAATGGTGTCTTGATGCTGTTCTCCCAGCTGCTTTCGCTGCGTCGTCAGTGTTGATTCCAGTAACGAGATCGCTTCGGCCCACCTGCCGTTAGCTCTCCAGCCGCGGGCGAGGTCATTCATTGCCAGTAGTGTGTCCGGATCGGTCGCTCCCAGAAACCGTCTGGTGAGCGATGCCACGTGTTGAGCGTGTTCCAGACCATTTATATAGTCACCTGACCGCAGTATGACCCGGGTCAGGGCGCGCATGGAAGCGAGCGTGTCTCTGTGTTGTCGTCCAAGATGTTCCCTGCGAATGCGGATCGCCTCGCGTCCCGACCGGGAGGCGACATCGTATTGTCCAAGTTCCGTGAAAGATCGGCTAAGCGTGTGCAGCAGCGCTGCTCTGGCAATCGGATCGTCTTTGAGTCGGTCATCGAGCTGATCGTAGGCCAGTAACAGGCCGGTTGAGGCGGGCATGTCAAACGCTGCACCTTCGGCAGGGCTGACGCTCTGGAATGAATCCGTGACCACTTCCAGAATTCGTCTGGACCGGCTTTCCGATGTCTCTGCAGCTACTCTTGCCGTATCTGCTTCGATGCGTCGGGTTTCTGCGACACTGAGGGCCGTTTCGGTTTTTTTTCGTTCGTTCTCAGCTTCCTGCATTGCCAGTCTGGCACTATTGGCCTCACGGGTTGCCCACAAGGCGAGAAGACTGCTGATCACGGTTCCGGCCACCAGAAGACAGGCTGCAGTGGCGGCCAGTGTGACGGCGGCACGATGTCGACGAACCAGCTTTTGCAGGCGGTACATTGTTGAAGGTGGTCGCGCTTCGACGGGTTCATCATCCAGATAACGCTGAACATCGGCGGCAAAGCCGCCGGGGGATTCGTAGCGACGACTACGGTCTTTCTCAATGGCCCTCATAACGATCCAGTCCAGATCGCCTTTCATCGGCAGCGAGAATCGGCCGGACTCGATGGTCTGAGTTTTCGGCAGCGACTGCATGTGTTGTGTGTCAGAAAACCTTACACTTGGCCGGTCGGGCTCCTCTTCCCGAATGCGCTGGAGCGTTTCCATGATCGTTTCTTCGCGCACCGTCTCACGTTTGAGCGGCGTACTACCGGTCAGCAGTTCGTAAAGGATGACTCCCAGTGAATAGACATCGGTTCGGGTATCGATGTCCACGGCGTCAAACTGTGCCTGCTCAGGACTCATGTACTCCGGCGTTCCCAGAATTTGATACTGTCCCGTGAGCTGTTGTTCTTTTGTGTGACGTGGCCCGGTGGCTTTGACGAGACCGAAATCAATCACATGAGGTACCGGTTGACCATCCTGCATTGATACCAAAATGTTGGACGGCTTCAGGTCGCGGTGAATAATGCCCTTCTGGTGAGCATGTTGAATGGCACTGCAGATCTTCAGAAACAGCTGCAGTCTTTTTGTCATTCCCAGTGAGTGACGGTCACAGAACTCAGTGACCGGAACACCGTCCACCAGCTCCATGACAAAGTATGGGAGACCCGACTCGGTTGTTCCGCCATCCAGCACGGTAGCGATATTGGGATGGCTCATGAGAGCCAAAGCCTGTCGTTCGGCTGAGAATCGCGCGATGACCTGTGCTGTATCCATTCCGGCCCTGATGATTTTCAGGGCGACCCGACGGTGGACCGGCTGGTGCTGTTCGGCCAGGTAAACCGTCCCCATACCGCCTTCACCGAGTTCTCCGATGACGCGGTAGTGCTCTATCCAGGTGTCTTTGAGCGAAGGTTGCTTTTCGGGAGTATCAGTAGATCTGCTGTCGACAATATCGTGCGGGGCGGTGATTGTGTCGTCATCGTGATCATGCGGATCGATGACAGTGGGCTTGACAACAGTTTCGTTGCCAACATCGGCAGGAGATGCGCTGGCAGTCTGCGCGGGGTCCTGAACGCTGGGCTTTGTGTCCTCGCTTTCGGAGCCGATGATGGTTTCGTCACTGGTCATTTACCAAACACCGCAGACTAATTCCGTAATACGGCGCAGATTTTACTTTTGTAGTATTTCGGTTCCGATGTGCGTTTTCAAGCGGCACTGGTGCAAATTTCCATACCGAATTTAATGCCGAACGACCTGTGAATACGGGCGAAGAACAGACGCTGAGTTTGCGAGGGAAGCGGTGCAGTCCTATCATGGCGGGGATGTCAGAATTAGGTTTTTATCAGCATGTTATTGTCCACGGTGTCGGACTGATTGGTGGCTCTGTTGCCGCAGCAGTGAAACACCGCCGGCCCGCATGTCGTGTTACCGGAGTTGGTCGAAACCCCGAGCGACTGCAGTCTGCTCAGATTGGGGGTTTGATTGACGACTGGTGCACGACACTTAGGGGAGCGTCAGTAGAAGCCCGAGCTGTTGTTGTGATCTGTTTGCCTGTCGATCATATTTCTGAAGCGGTGA
It includes:
- the acnA gene encoding aconitate hydratase AcnA, with amino-acid sequence MSNSNSFGAEATLSTSAGDVKYFRLRQLDDDGIGNIDKLPYSIKVLLEACLRNLDGFIVSSEDVTNLAGWNAAAPAQVELPFKPGRVVLQDFTGVPAVVDLAALRSAMVRMGGDPTKINPLVPCDLVVDHSVQVDEFASRFALQNNVEIEFQRNQERYEFLRWGQQAFTNFSVVPPATGIVHQVNLEYLAKVVMVTDGVAYPDSLVGTDSHTTMINGLGVVGWGVGGIEAEAVMLGQPIYMLTPEVVGFKLTGKLPEGATATDLVLTVTQMLRAHGCVGKFVEFYGEGMAQLGLADRATLANMAPEYGATMGFFPVDGETLRYLERTGRPADLIDLVERYTKEQGLFRTDEAPEPLFSSSIELDMGTVVPSLAGPKRPQDRILLKDMQTAWQSALGDTFGKAEPASPVRVEDNGSSSDITDGAVVIAAITSCTNTSNPSVMVGAGLLARNAVAKGLKRKPWVKSSLAPGSRVVTEYLKKSGLDQPLNELGFHTVGYGCTTCIGNSGPLPQPVATAISESDLVAAAVLSGNRNFEGRVNPLVKANYLASPPLVVAYSLAGTIDIDLDHDSLGQDPDGNEVYLSDIWPTQQEIASTVSVSMTPEMFTEQYSSANAGPEEWQAIRSSVGDIYEWNADSTYVQEPPFFVDMPTDPSPITAIDSARCLVSVGDSTTTDHISPAGAIQPDSPAGRYLQESGVDARDFNSYGSRRGNDRVMTRGTFANIRLKNMLAPGTEGSVTIHFPTGEQTSIYEAAMRYRKTGTPLVVLAGAEYGTGSSRDWAAKGTFLLGIKAVIAASFERIHRSNLVGMGVLPLQFREGESRENLDLDGTEIFDISLDDALEPQQAVEVTARKKDGDEIHFVTTCRIDTPVEVEYYRNGGILHTVLRQLAK
- a CDS encoding tetratricopeptide repeat protein produces the protein MTSDETIIGSESEDTKPSVQDPAQTASASPADVGNETVVKPTVIDPHDHDDDTITAPHDIVDSRSTDTPEKQPSLKDTWIEHYRVIGELGEGGMGTVYLAEQHQPVHRRVALKIIRAGMDTAQVIARFSAERQALALMSHPNIATVLDGGTTESGLPYFVMELVDGVPVTEFCDRHSLGMTKRLQLFLKICSAIQHAHQKGIIHRDLKPSNILVSMQDGQPVPHVIDFGLVKATGPRHTKEQQLTGQYQILGTPEYMSPEQAQFDAVDIDTRTDVYSLGVILYELLTGSTPLKRETVREETIMETLQRIREEEPDRPSVRFSDTQHMQSLPKTQTIESGRFSLPMKGDLDWIVMRAIEKDRSRRYESPGGFAADVQRYLDDEPVEARPPSTMYRLQKLVRRHRAAVTLAATAACLLVAGTVISSLLALWATREANSARLAMQEAENERKKTETALSVAETRRIEADTARVAAETSESRSRRILEVVTDSFQSVSPAEGAAFDMPASTGLLLAYDQLDDRLKDDPIARAALLHTLSRSFTELGQYDVASRSGREAIRIRREHLGRQHRDTLASMRALTRVILRSGDYINGLEHAQHVASLTRRFLGATDPDTLLAMNDLARGWRANGRWAEAISLLESTLTTQRKQLGEQHQDTIASIADLARTYSSAGNSEKAIPLAKTAHERLRKTLGEQHPRTFFSAEDLAAAYVQQGSFEKAIPLFQTTLTGRLRLLGEQHPHTLSLKYNLAWAYALDGKLDKAISLNEETLPQRIAILGKDHPHTHQSMHNLAWTYSRRGNLDQAIELYEEVVPRRQASLGNRHPDTLHSLNNLAWTYTRKGDLDKAVRLYRKVVPLRQAVLGHDDKDTLHSQNTLAWTLGEIGKLEEAIGIYEDVVPRRIAVLGENHPDTQQSINNLAAIRTRKTKLDELTMLKKEVKQLQASLGDSHPEVLKATQQLATLYVNRREYDLAVPIQKRMLAVHKETDGEETPDTLAAMQALAGSLLATGETDKAIVMHQHVMTRRMEILGPEHADTLASLKVLARAYAGSGNMKLAVKLQNRWKATEKKQNAERFFEQGQFVYTIIVGRQSEKLYLTLARDSDDNAEFLLQASEVAVLQARSHQSLEQTPEEIASRERAVHHCQQASETRENPADSKLLVSLVDQLLERISAVESSADNTAIRSRITAIKQQITPEPPGDETPESG
- a CDS encoding dihydrodipicolinate synthase family protein — protein: MPESPESPSLFAQPLQGVIPPMITPLTDRDTIDETGTERLLNHVIEGGVAGVFILGTTGEAPSLSYRLRRDFIQLASRIVDGRVPIMVGITDTSFVESVNLAHAAKEAGAVAVVLSTPYYFPAGQTELTNYIDHIVEELPLPLMLYNIPSLTKVTFEIDTLRELSKHRKIVGVKDSSGDIDYFCELVTLKKIRPDWTILVGPEHLLAETVQGGGDGGVNGGANIFPKLFTEMFSAAQTGNTDRISVLQSQIDNLQPIYEVGKYASRFIKATKCAASLRGICSDHMAEPFNHFLEPERHKVASIINKVIETP